One stretch of Dyella jiangningensis DNA includes these proteins:
- a CDS encoding flagellin, with product MSLVINTNVSSLNAQNNLTKSKNALSQATARLSSGLKINSAADNAAGFAISQRYTTQIGGLSQASSNASDAINLAQTAGSALDQVTSNLQAIRDLAVQSANGTYTDADRSSIDQEVQQRLAEITRIANQTTFNGSKVLDGSMQTKSFQIGADVGQTISVSLGTSVKSSAMGQVAEVSTGDISSAFATGASVTGAAAKFTSDFSTTNGKFDVDGKTVTLSKDYSTDQSTLASDVQTQLGSGYAVSWDATNGLTIAETAQTGASVPASAAPAITNDAGALFGATPTPAAGTNGTIATEGLSINGTAIDTSGVKSLQDLSDAINAAGVSGVSAAVSGDGKGINFYSSAGLKIADTKGGVIGTNAKDVNAGATYTAGTDASVGGSLSTGSVSTVDKANDLISRVDVALKTVSDFAAQLGAVQNRFQSTISTVAAQTTNLQASQSTIQDADFAAETANLSKAQVLQQAGISVLAQANSNPQQVLKLLQ from the coding sequence ATGTCTCTCGTTATCAACACCAACGTCTCGTCGCTGAACGCGCAGAACAACCTGACCAAGTCGAAGAACGCCCTGTCGCAGGCGACGGCGCGTCTTTCCTCGGGTCTGAAGATCAACAGCGCCGCCGACAACGCCGCCGGCTTCGCGATCTCGCAGCGCTACACCACGCAGATCGGTGGCCTCAGCCAGGCCAGCTCGAACGCTTCGGACGCCATCAACCTGGCGCAGACCGCCGGCTCCGCGCTGGACCAGGTGACCTCCAACCTGCAGGCCATCCGTGACCTGGCCGTGCAGTCCGCCAACGGCACCTACACCGACGCCGACCGTTCCTCGATCGACCAGGAAGTGCAGCAGCGCCTGGCGGAAATCACCCGTATCGCCAACCAGACTACCTTCAACGGTTCGAAGGTGCTCGACGGTTCGATGCAGACCAAGAGCTTCCAGATCGGCGCCGACGTCGGCCAGACCATCAGCGTGAGCCTGGGCACCAGCGTGAAGTCGAGCGCGATGGGCCAGGTGGCTGAAGTGTCCACCGGCGACATCAGCAGCGCGTTCGCCACCGGCGCTTCGGTGACCGGTGCGGCTGCGAAGTTCACGTCTGACTTCAGCACCACCAATGGCAAGTTCGACGTCGACGGCAAGACCGTCACGCTGAGCAAGGACTACAGCACCGACCAGAGCACCCTCGCTTCCGACGTGCAGACCCAGCTGGGTTCGGGCTACGCCGTGAGCTGGGACGCCACCAACGGCCTGACCATTGCCGAAACGGCGCAGACGGGCGCCAGCGTGCCGGCTTCGGCCGCGCCGGCGATCACCAACGACGCAGGTGCGCTGTTCGGCGCCACGCCGACCCCGGCGGCTGGTACCAACGGCACGATCGCGACCGAAGGCCTGTCGATCAACGGCACCGCCATCGACACCAGCGGCGTGAAGTCCCTGCAGGATCTGTCGGACGCCATCAACGCCGCTGGCGTTTCGGGCGTCAGCGCGGCGGTCAGCGGTGACGGCAAGGGCATCAACTTCTACTCCAGCGCTGGCCTGAAGATCGCGGACACCAAGGGTGGCGTGATCGGCACCAACGCCAAGGACGTGAACGCTGGCGCGACCTACACCGCTGGCACCGATGCCTCGGTCGGCGGCTCGCTGTCGACGGGTAGCGTGTCCACGGTGGACAAGGCCAATGACCTGATCTCCCGCGTCGACGTGGCGCTGAAGACGGTCAGCGACTTCGCTGCCCAGCTGGGTGCGGTGCAGAACCGCTTCCAGTCCACCATCTCCACGGTGGCGGCGCAGACGACCAACCTGCAGGCCTCGCAGTCGACCATCCAGGACGCGGACTTCGCGGCCGAGACGGCCAACCTGAGCAAGGCCCAGGTGCTGCAGCAGGCCGGTATCTCGGTGCTGGCCCAGGCCAACTCGAACCCGCAGCAGGTGCTGAAGCTGTTGCAGTAA
- the fliD gene encoding flagellar filament capping protein FliD, which yields MTTTSATSSNSLSSLLNTLTANSTGSSSTSGSSSTGSSTGSTGSSSSGGSSSSGSAGSGILSASGIGSGLDVSSIVTALVNARKAASQNQIDTRTTQTNNLLTGLSSLNSALGGIQTALATLNSVNTFNSYNATLTTSGGSSSIGTATTLSSAHPGTYTIAVSQLATAQKRTSDPVATGTAVGQGTLSITIGSNTMNVAVSATNTLADIATSINSSSSNPGVTATIVNGVNGQQLVLSSSKTGVANGFSVSANATSSSGLQALATKLDTAGSNEAQDAKLTIDGIDVTSASNAVSGKMDGVTLNLTGTGTNTLTVAQDNTTATNAIQGLVDAYNSYVTTVSSLSSYDKSTGAAGVLLGDSTLTSVQRGIASVLSGAVKGNSIGTLANLGITRNADGTLALDTTKLASAFQSNAAAVKDLFTGTNGYGTKLNSTIGAYTATGGIIPSRMDSLNNTLTQLSQQQTALNARMATYQKQLQSQYTALDTLMSSLNNTSSYLTTALEQLNNSNSSKN from the coding sequence ATGACCACGACCAGTGCCACCAGCAGCAACAGTCTGAGCTCCCTGCTCAATACGCTCACCGCGAACAGCACCGGCAGCTCGTCGACGAGCGGCTCGTCCAGCACGGGTTCGTCGACCGGCAGCACCGGTTCGAGCAGTTCGGGCGGTTCGTCCAGCAGCGGCTCCGCCGGCAGCGGCATCCTCAGCGCCAGCGGCATCGGTTCGGGCCTGGACGTGAGCTCGATCGTCACGGCGCTGGTCAATGCGCGCAAGGCGGCGTCGCAGAACCAGATCGACACGCGCACCACGCAGACCAACAACCTGCTCACCGGCCTGTCGTCGCTGAACTCCGCGCTGGGCGGCATCCAGACCGCACTGGCGACGCTGAACTCGGTCAACACGTTCAACAGCTACAACGCCACGCTGACGACCAGCGGCGGCAGCTCCAGCATCGGCACGGCGACCACGCTGTCCAGCGCGCATCCGGGCACCTACACCATCGCCGTGAGCCAGCTCGCCACGGCGCAGAAGCGCACCAGCGACCCCGTCGCCACCGGCACGGCCGTGGGGCAGGGCACGCTGAGCATCACGATCGGCAGCAACACGATGAACGTGGCGGTGTCCGCCACCAACACGCTGGCCGACATCGCCACGTCGATCAACAGCTCCTCGTCCAACCCGGGCGTGACCGCCACCATCGTCAATGGCGTCAACGGCCAGCAGCTGGTGCTCAGCTCCAGCAAGACCGGCGTGGCCAACGGCTTCAGCGTGAGCGCCAACGCGACGAGCAGCAGCGGCCTGCAGGCGCTGGCCACCAAGCTGGATACGGCCGGCAGCAACGAGGCACAGGACGCCAAGCTCACCATCGACGGCATCGACGTCACCAGCGCATCGAACGCGGTGTCGGGCAAGATGGACGGCGTCACCCTCAACCTGACTGGTACCGGCACCAACACGCTGACCGTCGCGCAGGACAACACGACGGCGACCAACGCGATCCAGGGCCTGGTCGATGCGTACAACAGTTACGTGACCACGGTGTCCTCGCTGTCGAGCTACGACAAGAGCACTGGCGCTGCCGGCGTGCTGCTGGGCGACTCGACGCTGACCTCGGTGCAGCGCGGCATCGCCTCCGTGCTCAGCGGTGCCGTGAAGGGCAACAGCATCGGTACGCTGGCCAACCTCGGCATTACCCGCAATGCGGACGGCACGCTGGCCCTCGATACGACCAAGCTCGCGTCCGCTTTCCAGTCGAATGCCGCGGCGGTGAAGGATCTCTTCACCGGCACCAACGGCTACGGCACCAAGCTCAACAGCACCATCGGCGCCTACACGGCAACGGGCGGCATCATTCCGTCCCGGATGGACAGCCTCAACAACACGCTGACCCAGCTGAGCCAGCAGCAGACGGCGCTGAACGCCCGCATGGCGACGTACCAGAAGCAGCTGCAGAGCCAGTACACCGCGCTGGACACCCTGATGTCCTCGCTCAACAACACCAGCAGTTACCTGACCACGGCACTCGAGCAGCTCAACAACTCCAACAGCTCGAAGAACTGA
- the fliS gene encoding flagellar export chaperone FliS, protein MTYGYARNASAIYQDNSARGSVEGADRHQLTSMLFDGAIDRINQARGAMRRGDVPAKGLYFGKALAIINELRGSLDHKGGAELAGRLDALYDYVTRRLLHAQLNDDERAIDEAIDLLTPVRDAWRQIRDTFLASQGGASTAAA, encoded by the coding sequence ATGACTTACGGCTACGCGCGCAACGCCAGCGCGATCTACCAGGACAACAGCGCACGCGGCAGCGTCGAGGGCGCCGATCGCCACCAGCTGACCAGCATGCTGTTCGACGGCGCGATCGATCGCATCAACCAGGCGCGCGGCGCCATGCGCCGCGGCGACGTGCCGGCCAAGGGCCTGTACTTCGGGAAGGCGCTGGCGATCATCAACGAACTGCGCGGCAGCCTCGACCACAAGGGCGGTGCCGAACTGGCCGGCCGGCTGGATGCGCTGTACGACTACGTGACCCGCCGACTGCTGCACGCACAGCTCAACGACGACGAGCGCGCCATCGACGAAGCGATCGACCTGCTGACGCCGGTGCGCGATGCCTGGCGCCAGATTCGTGACACCTTCCTGGCTTCGCAGGGCGGCGCCTCGACCGCGGCGGCGTGA
- a CDS encoding flagellar protein FliT produces the protein MMIDELLGISARMVDAARGGDWDAVVRLEGERSPLIAALSLSDPAALATFKALLVHTEEVRALAKQQRERLGDALGEHQQRHRALNAYLQTATD, from the coding sequence ATGATGATCGACGAGCTCCTCGGTATCAGTGCGCGCATGGTCGATGCGGCGCGCGGCGGCGACTGGGATGCCGTCGTCCGGTTGGAGGGGGAGCGCAGTCCGCTGATCGCCGCGCTGTCGTTGAGCGACCCGGCGGCGCTGGCGACGTTCAAGGCCCTGCTGGTCCACACGGAAGAAGTGCGGGCCCTGGCGAAGCAACAGCGCGAGCGCCTCGGTGATGCCCTCGGCGAGCACCAGCAGCGACATCGCGCGCTGAACGCCTATCTGCAGACGGCTACGGACTGA
- a CDS encoding PilZ domain-containing protein, with product MRERNLSVLNTLAVFTERRVDALDEEGPVSQDLLRLDSKLNVLMAMLDQLLRKETELPPRQSVSFNAMGALLPRSLWPAGQRDGLLRLHFDGCLALPLELPARFVQERDMDHVFVAFESIDEATCDALERLVFRHHRRKVAGRRLTTS from the coding sequence ATGCGCGAACGCAACCTCAGCGTGTTGAACACGCTCGCCGTTTTCACCGAGCGACGGGTCGATGCGCTGGATGAAGAAGGTCCGGTATCGCAGGACCTGCTGCGGCTGGACAGCAAGCTCAACGTGCTGATGGCCATGCTGGACCAGCTGTTGCGCAAGGAAACCGAGCTGCCGCCGCGGCAGTCGGTGTCGTTCAACGCCATGGGGGCGTTGCTGCCGCGTTCGCTTTGGCCGGCGGGGCAGCGTGATGGCCTGCTTCGGCTGCACTTCGACGGCTGCCTCGCGCTGCCGCTCGAGCTGCCGGCCCGCTTCGTGCAAGAGCGTGATATGGATCACGTTTTTGTTGCGTTTGAATCGATCGATGAAGCGACATGTGACGCACTTGAGCGTCTCGTGTTCCGACATCACCGACGTAAAGTGGCAGGTCGTCGCCTGACAACTTCTTAG
- a CDS encoding sigma-54 dependent transcriptional regulator, with the protein MGKFDVLVIESDHRRAESVISALEFLGYRPQRGDECATVDESTHAWRAVYVGTVRDDAEAEQQFAQLGGAAAHAMVLLATDSEWIARLGTDASPFSARIGMVEFPLRYEQLSEVLRGQAPAPSRRPELRLVGSSAPMSRVNALVRQVAPFDSSVLVLGESGTGKEMVARAIHDCSSRRDKPFVAINCGAIPAELLESELFGHEKGAFTGAIATRKGRFELAEGGTLFLDEIGDMPLPMQVKLLRVLQERVFERVGSNRTQRCDVRIIAATHRNLEAAIANGHFREDLYYRLSVFPLEMPALREHLEDLPELVAEFNQRLSRRGLANVRFSAGAMHALHGYGWPGNVRELCNLVERLSILYPHAEVRVSDLPEKYRGQQVIEEVRGTALLSLMTGQSSVMPEPMAVVPTDSLVMLPEGGLDLKDHLADIEVGLIRQALDVTGGVVAHAAKLLRMQRTTLVEKLRKYGLQPSLQA; encoded by the coding sequence TTGGGGAAATTCGACGTACTGGTGATCGAGTCCGATCACCGCAGGGCGGAGTCAGTCATATCGGCACTGGAGTTTCTCGGTTATCGGCCGCAACGCGGCGACGAGTGCGCCACGGTGGACGAGTCGACGCATGCGTGGCGCGCTGTGTATGTAGGCACGGTGCGTGACGATGCCGAAGCGGAACAGCAGTTCGCCCAGCTCGGTGGCGCCGCCGCCCATGCGATGGTGCTGCTGGCCACCGACTCGGAATGGATCGCCCGCCTGGGCACCGATGCCTCGCCCTTCAGTGCGCGCATCGGCATGGTGGAATTCCCCCTGCGCTACGAACAGCTGTCCGAAGTGCTGCGTGGCCAGGCACCCGCACCGAGCCGTCGTCCGGAGCTTCGCCTGGTCGGCAGCTCGGCTCCGATGAGCCGGGTCAACGCGCTGGTGCGCCAGGTGGCGCCGTTCGATTCCAGCGTGCTGGTGCTGGGCGAATCCGGCACCGGCAAGGAAATGGTGGCGCGCGCCATCCATGACTGCTCCTCGCGTCGCGACAAGCCGTTCGTGGCGATCAACTGCGGCGCCATTCCGGCGGAACTGCTGGAGAGCGAGCTCTTCGGCCACGAGAAGGGCGCCTTTACCGGCGCCATCGCCACCCGCAAGGGCCGTTTCGAGCTGGCCGAGGGCGGCACGCTGTTTCTCGACGAGATCGGCGACATGCCGCTGCCGATGCAGGTGAAGCTGCTGCGCGTGCTGCAGGAACGCGTGTTCGAGCGCGTGGGCAGCAACCGCACGCAGCGCTGCGACGTGCGCATCATCGCCGCCACGCACCGCAACCTCGAAGCCGCCATCGCCAACGGCCACTTCCGCGAAGATCTCTATTACCGCCTCAGCGTGTTCCCGCTGGAGATGCCCGCGCTGCGCGAGCACCTGGAAGACCTGCCGGAGCTGGTCGCCGAATTCAACCAGCGCCTGTCGCGCCGCGGCCTGGCCAACGTGCGCTTCAGCGCCGGCGCCATGCACGCGCTGCACGGCTACGGCTGGCCCGGCAACGTGCGCGAGCTGTGCAACCTGGTGGAGCGCCTGTCCATTCTCTACCCGCACGCCGAAGTGCGCGTGAGCGACCTGCCGGAAAAATATCGCGGCCAGCAGGTGATCGAGGAAGTGCGTGGCACCGCGCTGCTGTCGCTGATGACCGGCCAGTCCAGCGTGATGCCCGAGCCGATGGCCGTGGTACCGACCGATTCGCTGGTGATGCTGCCCGAAGGCGGCCTGGATCTTAAGGACCACCTGGCCGACATCGAGGTGGGTCTCATCCGTCAAGCGCTTGACGTTACCGGCGGCGTGGTGGCGCACGCGGCGAAACTGCTGCGCATGCAGCGCACCACCCTGGTGGAGAAGCTGCGCAAGTACGGATTGCAGCCGAGCTTGCAGGCCTGA
- the fliE gene encoding flagellar hook-basal body complex protein FliE — protein MSQIDVNNLLSQMRQMSSQVKPAEQAFTAAKPGQADFSSLLKQSIASVADAQTNAGQLALGFERGDAGADLGRTMVAVQKADLSLNTLTQVRNKLVDAYNNIMNMPV, from the coding sequence ATGAGCCAGATCGACGTCAACAACCTGTTGTCGCAAATGCGCCAGATGTCTTCGCAGGTGAAACCCGCCGAACAGGCGTTCACCGCGGCGAAGCCCGGGCAGGCGGATTTCTCCAGCCTGCTCAAGCAGTCCATCGCTTCGGTGGCCGATGCGCAGACCAACGCGGGTCAACTCGCGCTTGGCTTCGAGCGCGGCGATGCCGGCGCCGACCTCGGTCGCACGATGGTGGCCGTCCAGAAGGCCGATCTCTCGTTGAACACGCTCACGCAGGTGCGCAACAAGCTGGTCGATGCCTACAACAACATCATGAACATGCCGGTCTGA
- the fliF gene encoding flagellar basal-body MS-ring/collar protein FliF has product MADNALATTDDKAGSRLDLKQLARTPATRQLLLLFGVAAAVALGVAVVLWSRGPNYSLLYAGLEQKDAAAVTQALQASNTPFTLSADGGSIMVPASDLAAIRLKLASQGLPQGSANTTAVPGADSPFGMSDLAERTRYQQMLETDLGNTIAGLQSVRAARVHLALPKPSAFIRDNHEASASVLVTLYPGRQLDASQVAAIVHLVASSVPNLDPKQVSVVDQQGQLLTTTDPGSASAIGDTRLRLATRIENTYAQRIEELLTPLVGPGKVRAQVYADLDFSETEKATETYGHDHPALRSEQTNSQSRTGNAADGGIPGALSNQPPNTVAQPTAAQPNAGKGAAGKGAATSTAQATGPSENTSSATRNYELDRTISHVSDPAGRLARLTVAVVVDNKTVAGDKGNKSVPFTPQELEHLTTLTRNAVGYNETRGDSVSVINQPFHQDTTGDATQPPVAFWERPGMLDLIKQGAGILVALLVAFGLLRPLLRGLTRSPSPGKALAVAQEQVPPTISVRIDDKEDIDELARLNNGIAPAMAYEQRIGLARRMVSENPKQVAQVVKSWVGEDGG; this is encoded by the coding sequence ATGGCCGATAACGCCCTAGCGACCACCGACGACAAGGCCGGTTCTCGCCTGGACCTCAAGCAGCTCGCACGTACGCCGGCGACGCGGCAGCTGTTGCTGCTGTTCGGCGTGGCGGCCGCCGTGGCGCTGGGCGTCGCGGTGGTGCTGTGGTCGCGCGGCCCCAACTACAGCCTGTTGTACGCAGGCCTGGAACAGAAGGACGCCGCCGCCGTCACGCAGGCGCTGCAGGCTTCCAATACGCCGTTCACGCTGAGCGCGGACGGCGGCTCGATCATGGTGCCGGCCTCCGACCTCGCCGCCATCCGCCTCAAGCTCGCTTCGCAGGGCCTGCCGCAGGGCAGCGCCAACACGACTGCCGTGCCCGGCGCCGATTCGCCGTTCGGCATGAGCGATCTCGCCGAGCGCACGCGTTACCAGCAGATGCTGGAAACCGACCTGGGCAACACCATCGCGGGCCTGCAGTCGGTGCGCGCCGCGCGCGTGCACCTTGCCCTGCCCAAGCCATCGGCGTTCATCCGCGACAACCATGAAGCCAGCGCCTCGGTGCTGGTGACGCTCTATCCCGGCCGACAGCTCGATGCGAGCCAGGTCGCGGCGATCGTGCACCTGGTCGCTTCGAGCGTACCCAACCTCGATCCCAAGCAGGTCTCGGTGGTCGACCAGCAGGGACAGTTGCTCACCACGACCGATCCGGGCAGCGCGAGCGCCATCGGCGATACGCGGCTGCGCCTGGCCACGCGCATCGAGAACACCTATGCGCAGCGCATCGAAGAACTGCTGACGCCGCTGGTCGGCCCGGGCAAGGTGCGCGCGCAGGTGTATGCGGACCTCGACTTCAGCGAGACCGAGAAGGCCACCGAAACCTACGGCCACGATCATCCGGCGCTGCGCAGCGAACAGACCAACAGCCAGTCGCGCACCGGCAACGCTGCCGATGGCGGTATTCCCGGCGCGCTCAGCAACCAGCCGCCCAACACCGTCGCGCAGCCCACCGCCGCGCAGCCGAATGCGGGCAAGGGTGCAGCGGGCAAGGGCGCTGCCACGAGCACGGCGCAGGCGACGGGGCCCTCCGAGAACACCAGCAGCGCTACGCGCAACTACGAGCTCGATCGCACCATCAGCCATGTGAGCGATCCGGCGGGTCGCCTGGCGCGCCTCACCGTGGCCGTGGTGGTCGACAACAAGACGGTCGCCGGCGACAAGGGCAACAAGAGCGTGCCGTTCACGCCGCAGGAACTGGAGCACCTCACCACGCTGACCCGCAATGCCGTGGGCTACAACGAAACGCGCGGCGACAGCGTCAGCGTCATCAACCAGCCGTTCCACCAGGACACGACCGGCGATGCCACGCAACCGCCGGTGGCGTTCTGGGAACGTCCCGGCATGCTCGATCTGATCAAGCAGGGCGCCGGCATCCTGGTGGCGCTGCTGGTGGCCTTCGGCCTGCTGCGCCCGCTGTTGCGCGGACTGACGCGCAGCCCGTCGCCGGGCAAGGCGCTGGCGGTGGCGCAGGAACAGGTGCCGCCCACCATTTCGGTGCGCATCGACGACAAGGAAGACATCGACGAACTGGCACGCCTCAACAACGGCATTGCGCCGGCGATGGCGTACGAGCAGCGCATCGGCCTGGCGCGCCGCATGGTGAGCGAAAACCCCAAACAGGTCGCGCAGGTGGTCAAGAGCTGGGTGGGCGAAGATGGTGGCTAA
- the fliG gene encoding flagellar motor switch protein FliG: MSGAQRAAILLLTLGEQDAAEVLKHLSARDVQAVGTAMASLTNVSREQVELVLARLNDDMGRHTSLGVGTEEYIRKILVNALGESKAGGLIDRILLGRSSKGLESLKWMESRAIAEMINQEHPQIIALVLAHLEPDQAAEVIGYLPPRTRSDAVMRIATLDGVQPHALNELDEIMERQFSGNTKKLKSANVGGLKAAANILNAMETARENELMAAIRTHDAGLSGRIEELMFVFEDLADLDDRSMQTLLREVPTARLTTALKGAEPGVREKIFANMSKRAADMLRDDLEVSGPVRLSEVDAAQKEVLGIARKLADTGQINLSGTGDELVA; encoded by the coding sequence ATTTCCGGCGCGCAGCGCGCCGCCATTCTGTTGCTCACGTTGGGCGAGCAGGACGCCGCCGAGGTGCTCAAGCACCTCAGCGCGCGCGATGTGCAGGCGGTGGGCACGGCCATGGCCAGCCTCACCAACGTGTCGCGCGAGCAGGTCGAGCTGGTGCTTGCCCGTCTCAACGACGACATGGGCCGCCATACCTCGTTGGGTGTGGGCACCGAGGAATACATCCGCAAGATCCTGGTCAACGCGCTGGGCGAGAGCAAGGCCGGTGGCCTGATCGACCGCATCCTGCTCGGCCGTTCCAGCAAGGGCCTGGAATCGCTGAAGTGGATGGAAAGCCGCGCCATCGCCGAAATGATCAACCAGGAGCACCCGCAGATCATCGCGCTGGTGCTGGCGCATCTCGAACCCGACCAGGCGGCCGAGGTGATCGGCTACCTGCCGCCGCGCACGCGCAGCGACGCGGTGATGCGCATCGCCACGCTCGACGGCGTGCAGCCGCACGCGCTCAATGAACTCGACGAGATCATGGAGCGCCAGTTCTCCGGCAACACCAAGAAGCTCAAGTCCGCCAACGTGGGCGGATTGAAGGCGGCAGCCAACATCCTCAATGCGATGGAGACCGCGCGCGAAAACGAGTTGATGGCTGCCATCCGCACCCACGACGCCGGCCTCAGCGGACGCATCGAGGAGCTGATGTTCGTGTTCGAGGACCTGGCCGACCTGGACGACCGCAGCATGCAGACGTTGCTGCGCGAAGTGCCCACGGCGCGCCTGACCACGGCGCTCAAGGGTGCCGAGCCGGGCGTACGCGAAAAGATCTTCGCCAACATGTCCAAGCGCGCGGCCGACATGCTGCGCGACGACCTCGAAGTGTCCGGCCCGGTTCGCCTGAGCGAAGTCGACGCGGCGCAGAAGGAAGTGCTGGGCATCGCGCGCAAGCTGGCCGATACGGGCCAGATCAATCTTTCCGGTACAGGTGACGAACTGGTCGCATGA
- a CDS encoding flagellar assembly protein FliH, whose translation MSAVMNRDNLVQFERWLPPEMGEPAAEPAPAEPVMQPTVRDLEALEQQAREEGYAAGHAEGMAAARDLMNSRMAKLDALLESAARPLHAMDEGVELELARLAMTVARQVLSHELRTSPDLVVEAVRQAALALPAASGNLRVRLHADDLALLRTLGVAEESWQLVADPAMQRGDCMLETERSRLDARLETRLAAVVDAVLGAEAEDLDADADEVRG comes from the coding sequence ATGAGCGCTGTGATGAATCGCGACAATCTCGTGCAGTTCGAGCGCTGGCTTCCGCCGGAAATGGGCGAGCCCGCGGCCGAGCCCGCGCCGGCCGAGCCGGTGATGCAGCCGACCGTGCGCGATCTGGAAGCGTTGGAGCAGCAGGCGCGCGAGGAAGGTTACGCCGCCGGTCACGCCGAAGGCATGGCCGCGGCGCGCGACCTGATGAATTCACGCATGGCGAAGCTCGACGCGTTGCTGGAGTCCGCGGCGCGTCCCCTGCACGCCATGGACGAAGGGGTGGAACTGGAACTGGCGCGCCTGGCCATGACGGTTGCGCGCCAGGTGCTGTCGCACGAACTGCGTACCTCGCCCGATCTGGTCGTGGAGGCGGTGCGCCAGGCGGCGCTCGCGCTGCCGGCCGCGTCCGGCAACCTGCGCGTGCGCCTGCATGCGGACGATCTCGCGCTGTTGCGCACGCTCGGCGTGGCCGAGGAAAGCTGGCAGCTGGTGGCCGATCCTGCGATGCAGCGCGGCGACTGCATGCTGGAAACCGAACGCTCGCGACTCGATGCACGTCTGGAAACAAGGCTCGCTGCCGTGGTCGATGCCGTGCTCGGCGCCGAAGCCGAAGACCTCGATGCCGATGCCGACGAGGTGCGCGGATGA
- the fliI gene encoding flagellar protein export ATPase FliI has protein sequence MKAASGQTRTALWQERLARRRMRAQGTRTLTVEGRLRRVVGLTLEAEGCEAPLGARCMVTTADGSELDTEVVGFADERLLLMPVTEMHGVLPNARVRPCAHTSGLPVGMALLGRVVGADGLPLDGMGPLDVDEHAGLKREPINPMSRKPIDTPLDTGVRAINALLSVGRGQRIGLFAGSGVGKSTLLGMMTRYTDADVVVVGLIGERGREVKEFVEHTLGPEGRARSVIVAAPADAPPLKRLRGAQYATAIAEWFRDRGQRVLLLMDSITRYAQAQREIALAIGEPPATKGYPPSVFAMLPALVERAGNDAEGRGSITAFYTVLAEGDDYRHDPIADAARAILDGHIVLSRDLAEAGHYPAIDIEASISRVMPAVVRREHMRAAQRFRQVYSAYRQQRDLIAVGAYQKGSDPQVDHAIAMWPKLRDFLQQEVDAPTTLTDAIAMLEQLTAGGTP, from the coding sequence ATGAAGGCCGCATCCGGCCAGACGCGCACCGCGCTTTGGCAGGAACGGCTGGCGCGCCGCCGCATGCGCGCCCAGGGCACGCGCACGCTTACGGTGGAAGGCCGCCTGCGTCGCGTGGTCGGCCTCACCCTGGAGGCCGAAGGCTGCGAAGCGCCCTTGGGTGCGCGCTGCATGGTCACCACCGCCGATGGCAGTGAACTCGATACCGAAGTGGTGGGTTTCGCCGATGAACGCCTGCTGCTGATGCCCGTGACCGAGATGCATGGCGTGCTGCCCAACGCGCGCGTGCGTCCATGTGCACATACCAGCGGGCTGCCGGTGGGCATGGCCTTGCTGGGCCGCGTGGTGGGCGCCGATGGCCTGCCGCTGGATGGCATGGGCCCGCTCGACGTGGACGAGCACGCGGGCCTCAAGCGCGAGCCGATCAACCCGATGTCGCGCAAGCCGATCGACACGCCGCTGGATACCGGCGTACGTGCGATCAATGCGCTGCTCAGCGTGGGTCGCGGCCAGCGCATCGGCCTGTTCGCCGGCTCCGGCGTCGGCAAGTCGACGTTGCTCGGCATGATGACCCGCTATACCGACGCCGACGTGGTGGTGGTGGGCCTGATCGGCGAACGCGGCCGCGAAGTGAAGGAATTCGTCGAGCACACGCTGGGCCCCGAAGGTCGTGCGCGCTCGGTGATCGTTGCTGCGCCGGCTGATGCGCCGCCGCTCAAGCGCCTGCGTGGCGCGCAGTACGCCACGGCGATTGCCGAATGGTTCCGCGATCGCGGCCAGCGCGTGCTGCTGCTGATGGATTCGATCACCCGCTACGCCCAGGCGCAGCGCGAGATCGCGCTCGCCATTGGGGAGCCGCCTGCAACCAAGGGTTATCCGCCGTCGGTGTTCGCCATGCTGCCGGCGCTGGTGGAGCGCGCCGGCAACGATGCCGAAGGCCGCGGTTCGATCACCGCGTTCTACACCGTGCTGGCCGAGGGCGACGACTATCGCCATGACCCGATCGCGGATGCGGCGCGCGCCATCCTGGACGGCCATATCGTGCTTTCGCGCGACCTCGCCGAAGCGGGCCATTACCCCGCCATCGATATCGAAGCCTCGATCAGCCGCGTGATGCCCGCTGTCGTCAGACGCGAGCACATGCGCGCGGCGCAGCGTTTCCGCCAGGTGTATTCGGCCTATCGGCAGCAGCGTGACCTGATCGCGGTCGGCGCCTACCAGAAGGGCTCGGACCCGCAGGTGGACCATGCCATCGCGATGTGGCCCAAGCTGCGCGACTTCCTGCAGCAGGAAGTGGATGCGCCGACCACACTTACTGACGCCATCGCCATGCTTGAACAGCTGACCGCCGGAGGTACGCCGTGA